Proteins encoded in a region of the Triticum dicoccoides isolate Atlit2015 ecotype Zavitan chromosome 3A, WEW_v2.0, whole genome shotgun sequence genome:
- the LOC119269061 gene encoding dynein light chain LC6, flagellar outer arm-like: MLEGKATVEDTDMPAKMQLQATSAASRALDRFDVLDCRSIAAHIKKEFDTIHGPGWQCVVGCSFGCYFTHSKGSFIYFKLESLRFLVFKGMAEEQPLPC, from the exons ATGCTGGAAGGGAAGGCGACGGTGGAGGACACCGACATGCCGGCCAAGATGCAGCTGCAGGCCACCTCGGCGGCGTCCAGGGCGCTCGACCGCTTCGACGTCCTCGACTGCCGGAGCATCGCGGCGCACATCAAGAAG GAGTTCGACACGATCCACGGCCCGGGGTGGCAGTGCGTGGTGGGCTGCAGCTTCGGCTGCTACTTCACGCACAGCAAGGGGAGCTTCATATACTTCAAGCTCGAGTCGCTCCGGTTCCTCGTCTTCAAAGGCATGGCGGAAGAGCAGCCGCTGCCGTGCTGA